A DNA window from Brassica napus cultivar Da-Ae chromosome C1, Da-Ae, whole genome shotgun sequence contains the following coding sequences:
- the LOC106375698 gene encoding pentatricopeptide repeat-containing protein At4g21190, protein MLSLRYSLPYLPQTKESTKLFSKRPNNVVVCAARGPRPRSPRVWKTRKRIGSISKAAKMIACIKELSNVKEEVYGALDSFIAWELEFPLVIVKKALAVLEDEREWKKIIQVTKWMLSKGQGRTMGTYFSLLNALAEDNRLDEAEELWNKLFMEHLEGTPRKFFNKMISIYYKRDMHYKLFEVFADMEELGVKPNIAIVNMVGKVFLKLGMDDKYEKLMKKYPPPQWEFRYIKGRRVKVKAKQLNELSEGEGGLSSDEDKIESKSELLSGEEANQDGEDSSEEEEEELVGMNQRQIETSREPCLDH, encoded by the exons ATGCTTAGCTTGAGATATTCACTGCCGTATCTTCCTCAAACAAAGGAATCAACTAAACTCTTCTCCAAGAGGCCTAACAATGTTGTG GTTTGTGCGGCTAGAGGTCCAAGACCTCGATCTCCTCGAGTCTGGAAAACAAGGAAGAGAATTGGAAGTATCTCCAAGGCTGCCAAGATGATTGCTTGT ATAAAAGAATTGTCGAATGTTAAAGAAGAAGTCTACGGAGCGCTTGATTCCTTCATTGCGTGGGAGTTAGAGTTCCCTCTTGTTATTGTCAAGAAGGCTTTAGCTGTTCTTGAAGATGAAAGAGAGTGGAAGAAGATTATTCAG GTGACAAAATGGATGCTGAGCAAAGGCCAAGGAAGAACAATGGGGACTTACTTCTCGTTACTAAACGCTCTAGCAGAAGATAACCGCCTTGACGAAGCTGAGGAGCTCTGGAACAAACTGTTCATGGAACATTTAGAAGGAACTCCAAGAAAGTTCTTCAACAAAATGATCTCTATCTATTACAAGAGAGACATGCATTACAAGCTCTTCGAG gtGTTTGCTGACATGGAAGAGCTTGGAGTGAAACCGAATATTGCGATTGTGAATATGGTTGGGAAAGTGTTTTTGAAACTTGGGATGGATGATAAGTACGAGAAGCTGATGAAGAAGTATCCTCCACCACAGTGGGAGTTCAGATATATCAAAGGAAGACGTGTTAAGGTCAAGGCCAAACAGCTTAATGAGCTAAGCGAAGGTGAAGGAGGCTTAAGCAGCGATGAAGACAAGATTGAGAGTAAATCTGAATTGTTGTCAGGTGAGGAAGCAAACCAAGATGGTGAGGATTCcagt
- the LOC106373009 gene encoding uncharacterized protein LOC106373009 has protein sequence MGEAKILVEMELDKTFPKLISCDDKQGNIYLVEVEYTWIPSTCVRCGQLGHKEKRCLLPACFTKATSEPIEVQEDGSNVPMVSIDQFGSNDSSPKPTPSQDNSATIGSIPTTHVDVSDALEKMNDAQEEMRSTTREAATLQVEDLSPVKEVPLSHSKQTFSPLVENSSTPVSETIMEETPSTMVITVVNNPEDDALIDPHLPMFDRSQECEPTTHLNTTRRGRSIKPTQKVQKMGWTLVKGRGKHISRGRGNRKS, from the coding sequence ATGGGTGAAGCAAAAATTCTGGTTGAAATGGAGTTAGACAAAACATTTCCTAAACTAATTTCTTGTGACGACAAGCAAGGTAACATCTACTTGGTTGAGGTTGAATACACTTGGATTCCCTCTACTTGTGTGAGGTGTGGACAATTGGGACATAAAGAGAAACGATGCCTTCTACCAGCCTGTTTTACAAAAGCTACAAGCGAGCCAATAGAAGTTCAGGAAGATGGTTCGAATGTACCTATGGTTAGTATAGATCAATTCGGGTCTAATGATTCATCTCCTAAACCGACACCTTCTCAGGACAACTCTGCTACAATTGGTTCTATACCTACTACTCATGTGGACGTGAGTGATGCTTTAGAAAAAATGAATGATGCTCAAGAGGAAATGAGGTCAACTACAAGAGAAGCAGCCACTCTTCAAGTAGAAGATCTTTCACCAGTTAAAGAGGTACCTCTTTCACACTCTAAGCAAACTTTTTCACCATTAGTAGAAAATTCCTCTACTCCAGTTTCCGAAACGATTATGGAGGAAACTCCATCCACAATGGTCATTACCGTGGTGAACAACCCAGAAGATGACGCCTTAATTGATCCACATCTTCCTATGTTCGACCGTTCGCAAGAGTGTGAGCCCACAACTCACCTGAACACGACTAGGAGAGGGAGATCGATTAAACCAACTCAAAAAGTACAGAAAATGGGGTGGACACTTGTTAAGGGAAGAGGAAAGCATATCTCGAGAGGTCGGGGTAACCGCAAATCCTAA